A single genomic interval of Caretta caretta isolate rCarCar2 chromosome 23, rCarCar1.hap1, whole genome shotgun sequence harbors:
- the LOC125628078 gene encoding cytochrome P450 2G1 isoform X2: MELGGSATLVLAAGILCLALLWEWKRQQQSRKFPPGPIPLPLLGNALQLSRGDLFTSLMALRDEYGPVFTVLLGPRRVVVLCGHEAVKEALVDHAEEFSGRGGMPSLDRIFHGYGVILANGERWRQLRQFSVTTLRNLGMGKRTLEERIAEEARCLVEEIRKTKGSPFDPSLPVSHAVANVISSIAFGDRFDYQDQTFLSLLDVIQSLFLELTSPWTQLYEMFPGIMRFLPGPHNRILKHVDVLHNFVTERVQRNQKTLDPGCPRDYIDAFLIKMEEEKQNPLSEFHTKNLVLSVVHLFFGGTEMVSSTLRYGFLLLMKYPEVQERVHQEIDGVIGQNRSPAAEDRSRMPYTHAVLHEIQRFSNIIPLGIPHAVIRDTQFQGYMLPKGTDVFCVLGSALRDPRHFSDPERFNPGNFLDENGGFKKNHAFVAFSSALHFAVTRRPPGN; the protein is encoded by the exons ATGGAGCTCGGGGGATCAGCCACTCTTGTCCTGGCTGCTGGCATTTTGTGCCTGGCTTTGCTCTGGGAGTGGAAACGGCAGCAGCAAAGCAGAAAATTTCCCCCTGGACCGATTCCTCTGCCGCTTCTGGGCAACGCGCTGCAGCTGAGCCGGGGGGATCTGTTCACATCACTGATGGCG CTGCGGGACGAGTACGGCCCGGTGTTCACGGTACTCCTGGGCCCGCGGCGGGTGGTGGTGCTGTGCGGGCACGAGGCGGTGAAGGAGGCCCTGGTGGACCATGCGGAGGAGTTCAGTGGCAGAGGAGGCATGCCCTCGCTGGACAGGATCTTCCATGGTTATG GGGTCATCTTAGCGAACGGCGAGCGGTGGAGACAGCTCCGCCAGTTCTCGGTCACCACCCTGAGGAATCTGGGGATGGGGAAAAGGACCCTGGAAGAGAGGATCGCGGAGGAAGCTCGGTGTCTGGTGGAGGAGATCAGGAAAACCAAAG GTTCTCCCTTCGACCCCAGCCTCCCCGTCAGCCACGCCGTGGCCAATGTGATCTCCTCCATTGCCTTCGGGGACCGCTTCGACTACCAGGACCAGACGTTCCTGAGCTTACTCGACGTCATCCAGAGCCTCTTCCTGGAGCTGACCAGCCCCTGGACGCAG CTCTACGAGATGTTTCCAGGCATCATGCGCTTCTTACCCGGCCCCCACAACCGGATTCTTAAGCATGTTGATGTGCTGCACAACTTCGTCACCGAGCGGGTGCAGAGGAACCAGAAGACCTTGGATCCTGGCTGCCCTCGGGATTACATTGATGCCTTCCTCATCAAGATGGAAGAG GAAAAGCAAAATCCGCTGAGTGAATTCCACACTAAGAACCTGGTGCTGAGCGTAGTCCACTTGTTTTTCGGTGGGACAGAGATGGTGAGCTCCACCTTGAGATACGGGTTCCTGCTCCTGATGAAATACCCAGAGGTACAAG AAAGGGTGCATCAGGAAATCGATGGTGTCATCGGCCAAAACCGCAGCCCCGCTGCTGAGGACCGAAGCCGCATGCCCTACACCCATGCCGTGCTGCACGAGATCCAGCGATTCAGCAACATCATCCCTCTGGGGATTCCGCATGCAGTGATCCGAGACACCCAGTTCCAGGGGTACATGCTGCCCAAG GGGACAGATGTTTTCTGCGTGCTGGGCTCTGCCCTCCGGGACCCCAGACACTTCAGCGACCCAGAACGCTTCAACCCTGGGAATTTCTTGGATGAGAACGGCGGCTTTAAGAAGAACCATGCTTTTGTGGCTTTTTCCTCAG CACTTCACTTTGCAGTCACCCGTCGACCCCCAGGAAATTGA
- the LOC125628078 gene encoding cytochrome P450 2G1 isoform X1, whose amino-acid sequence MELGGSATLVLAAGILCLALLWEWKRQQQSRKFPPGPIPLPLLGNALQLSRGDLFTSLMALRDEYGPVFTVLLGPRRVVVLCGHEAVKEALVDHAEEFSGRGGMPSLDRIFHGYGVILANGERWRQLRQFSVTTLRNLGMGKRTLEERIAEEARCLVEEIRKTKGSPFDPSLPVSHAVANVISSIAFGDRFDYQDQTFLSLLDVIQSLFLELTSPWTQLYEMFPGIMRFLPGPHNRILKHVDVLHNFVTERVQRNQKTLDPGCPRDYIDAFLIKMEEEKQNPLSEFHTKNLVLSVVHLFFGGTEMVSSTLRYGFLLLMKYPEVQERVHQEIDGVIGQNRSPAAEDRSRMPYTHAVLHEIQRFSNIIPLGIPHAVIRDTQFQGYMLPKGTDVFCVLGSALRDPRHFSDPERFNPGNFLDENGGFKKNHAFVAFSSGKRVCLGEGLARMELFLVFTSVLQHFTLQSPVDPQEIDLAPKASGFWNIPPEYRVCALPR is encoded by the exons ATGGAGCTCGGGGGATCAGCCACTCTTGTCCTGGCTGCTGGCATTTTGTGCCTGGCTTTGCTCTGGGAGTGGAAACGGCAGCAGCAAAGCAGAAAATTTCCCCCTGGACCGATTCCTCTGCCGCTTCTGGGCAACGCGCTGCAGCTGAGCCGGGGGGATCTGTTCACATCACTGATGGCG CTGCGGGACGAGTACGGCCCGGTGTTCACGGTACTCCTGGGCCCGCGGCGGGTGGTGGTGCTGTGCGGGCACGAGGCGGTGAAGGAGGCCCTGGTGGACCATGCGGAGGAGTTCAGTGGCAGAGGAGGCATGCCCTCGCTGGACAGGATCTTCCATGGTTATG GGGTCATCTTAGCGAACGGCGAGCGGTGGAGACAGCTCCGCCAGTTCTCGGTCACCACCCTGAGGAATCTGGGGATGGGGAAAAGGACCCTGGAAGAGAGGATCGCGGAGGAAGCTCGGTGTCTGGTGGAGGAGATCAGGAAAACCAAAG GTTCTCCCTTCGACCCCAGCCTCCCCGTCAGCCACGCCGTGGCCAATGTGATCTCCTCCATTGCCTTCGGGGACCGCTTCGACTACCAGGACCAGACGTTCCTGAGCTTACTCGACGTCATCCAGAGCCTCTTCCTGGAGCTGACCAGCCCCTGGACGCAG CTCTACGAGATGTTTCCAGGCATCATGCGCTTCTTACCCGGCCCCCACAACCGGATTCTTAAGCATGTTGATGTGCTGCACAACTTCGTCACCGAGCGGGTGCAGAGGAACCAGAAGACCTTGGATCCTGGCTGCCCTCGGGATTACATTGATGCCTTCCTCATCAAGATGGAAGAG GAAAAGCAAAATCCGCTGAGTGAATTCCACACTAAGAACCTGGTGCTGAGCGTAGTCCACTTGTTTTTCGGTGGGACAGAGATGGTGAGCTCCACCTTGAGATACGGGTTCCTGCTCCTGATGAAATACCCAGAGGTACAAG AAAGGGTGCATCAGGAAATCGATGGTGTCATCGGCCAAAACCGCAGCCCCGCTGCTGAGGACCGAAGCCGCATGCCCTACACCCATGCCGTGCTGCACGAGATCCAGCGATTCAGCAACATCATCCCTCTGGGGATTCCGCATGCAGTGATCCGAGACACCCAGTTCCAGGGGTACATGCTGCCCAAG GGGACAGATGTTTTCTGCGTGCTGGGCTCTGCCCTCCGGGACCCCAGACACTTCAGCGACCCAGAACGCTTCAACCCTGGGAATTTCTTGGATGAGAACGGCGGCTTTAAGAAGAACCATGCTTTTGTGGCTTTTTCCTCAG GGAAGCGGGTGTGTCTGGGCGAGGGTCTGGCCCGCATGGAGCTCTTCCTGGTCTTTACTTCTGTCCTGCAGCACTTCACTTTGCAGTCACCCGTCGACCCCCAGGAAATTGACCTTGCCCCAAAAGCGAGTGGATTTTGGAACATACCTCCCGAGTACAGGGTCTGTGCCCTCCCCCGCTGA